The Streptomyces sp. M92 nucleotide sequence GGAGACGTCCGGGACACCCTTGCGCGCGGCGCCCTGCAGGAAGCGGCCCACCTTGTCGGCGCTCTCCAGCACCCGCAGCGGCGCCCTGGACTTGCCGCCGCTGTCGCCGATCAGCCGGACGTCCGGGGCGAGCAGGGCCATCAGACCGTCCAGGTCGCCGTCGGCCGCGGCGGCGAGGAAGCGTTCGGTCAGGTCGCGGCGCTGGGCCGGATCGACGTCGTAGCGCGGCCGGCGCTCCTCGACGTGCTTGCGGGCGCGCCCGGCGAGCTGGCGCACCGCGGCCTCGCCGCGTTCCAGCATGGCGGCGATGTCGGCGTAGGGGTAGCCGAACGCCTCCCGCAGGACGAACACCGCCCGCTCCAGCGGGGACAGCGATTCCAGCACCACGAGGACGGCGAAGGACACCGAGTCGGCGAGGACGGCGCGCTCGGCGGTGTCCGGCACGGTCTGGCCGAAGTCCGTGGCGCAGGGCTCGGGCAGCCACGGTCCGACGTACGTCTCGCCCCGCGACTTGATCTGGCGCAGCCGGTCGATGGCCAGTCGGGTGGTGGTCCGCACCAGGTAGCCGCGCGGTTCACGGACTGCGGAGCGGTCGGCGCCGGACCAGCGCAGCCAGGCCTCCTGGACCACGTCCTCCGCGTCGGCGAGGCGGCCCAGCATGCGGTAGGCGACGCCCAGGAGGACGGGGCGGTGCTCTTCGAAGACGTCGGTCGCGGTTTCGGTGGTCACCGTTCCATCCCAGCGGACGCGTGCGGCCGTGTCCAGGCGGAATCACCCCCGCCCGAAGCCGACCGGTGACCGGGGGCTACCCGTCGGTAGCTCTTACTGACAAGGTGTCTACGCAACGTCGTCGTTCATCCGTTCCCGGCGACATGCGTTCCTACGACGCGTGTTCCCACAACACGTGTTCCCGACAAGGAGCAACAAGGAGCCCCATGTCCGAAACGCTCTCCTTCACGGCCCCCACCGAGCACGGTCCGCAGGACATCACCCTCGCCTACGCGCGCCTGGGTGAGGGCGA carries:
- a CDS encoding RNA polymerase sigma-70 factor; amino-acid sequence: MTTETATDVFEEHRPVLLGVAYRMLGRLADAEDVVQEAWLRWSGADRSAVREPRGYLVRTTTRLAIDRLRQIKSRGETYVGPWLPEPCATDFGQTVPDTAERAVLADSVSFAVLVVLESLSPLERAVFVLREAFGYPYADIAAMLERGEAAVRQLAGRARKHVEERRPRYDVDPAQRRDLTERFLAAAADGDLDGLMALLAPDVRLIGDSGGKSRAPLRVLESADKVGRFLQGAARKGVPDVSFRFLELNGGPALLVLSGGKPDSVFQLDVADGRVQSIYVVRNPDKLRHLADLG